GCAAAATACCTCTatttgtagtacacttctacctaccaccgatgaCATTTTGGcctattttttaattcattgaACGGCCTcggtgccttcacgacttggTTTTGCCTTGATGCAAGTTTTATGATGGTAccatgtactcctccagtcTACTATGGTTTTAAGGCCAAATCGCGAAACCCTAAcatacttctcaaagcgtgactagccgccacttgctttcacctgaagcaagcgctctgatgatgacgtgtgtcttccatcttgcgatcttgaccgatgacaagtctctcccgctcccgatccctcaggttgtcttgtcacttgcacagGCATCTCCTTCGCTTGTTTTTGTcaacgccgtcttcatcctttatttcatactttgcttgaccttcatatgTACAGCTAAGATCACATTTGACTCCGCccgaccctccttgatcgtacataatcaaacttaaTGCCAAAcatctcctctctgcagaaaatactccgacaCTCTCTAAGTCcattaccggaccatccgttgtttgtttttatttctgtttcAGCGCTAAAGATGCTCTGATGTTCATTTCACCGTAACACCTGATTATCCGATGTGATCAAAAACCCACATACCGGATGTTTCGGTGAGACATAATTTTCCAGATTCTAAAACAGTCTGCTCCAATTCAAATTTTGATTAGTCATAAACAAGATCACACACAAACAAACTTATACCaatcaaaatcatttcaaatccaaCATTATCAATAAGTTATCAAATACTAATTAATGtacattttaacttgatttctcttttttttaactcCTAAACAATATGCTGGGATGGACATTCAAAGCTTTACTAAGGTCTTCGAGAGTGGTACAATCTTGTAGAGGCACTTGACGAATGCGTTCGAGGTTTCCTGCTTTCCTGCGACCACATTGTCCCACCCTCTCCAACAAATGCGTCGAACGACTCTCAATGGAACTTCAAAATGTGCCGCTATGGCTTTTGACACTCCAGGTTTCAAAATCCTTGGCGAACTCTGCGCAAGAAGCATCGAGTATATGCATATCATTGGATAATAACTTTCTTCTACCATTAGCTTCATCTACCAAAGCACATGCATATTGAACTTTTGGACCATCCAAAAAACAGAGTAGCAATGCTTGAACAAAAAGGCCTAGCGAAAGAAAAGGACACCCTACCTCCACTGCTATTGCCATGAGCACTTGATGGGTTCACACATCCAGTCCCATCACCGGCATAGAAAAGCATTGTTGGAGACTTGGACTAGAAAACAAAGACCAGCCGGAATAGAAAAATGAGGAGCTTTACCTTCAGTGTCACCAGAACTAGCATCCCCTGGCGCGTCACATGGGTTGATGTCCTCTCCATGGAAATCGAGAGGCACATCATCTACAGAACAATTTAGATCAGGGAGAGGAGGATGGTTCAGGTCTGGGAAAGCTGTCCTActcagggttcaaaaaaccgtcggtaaccgctcaaacaTGGCGGTTACCGATCTTTtcggtccggtccgatttcaaaaaccgctcggtaaccgaaatttgaattcaaaaaattcgaaaaaataaaaaaaattaaaaaaaattcaaaaaaaatctttaaaaaaactagacacaattctaagaacttctgtgaaaaaaaatttcaaaaataatatcgtttgcatcatattctatagggagaaagtttgaaaaaaatgaaaaaaattgaaacgtgcggctcaattattaactcatgttaaggaaaagtgtaacatgcaaacacatatttttcttgtataaaacgtattttaagagaacctttaaaattgatttcactttatttagagttttattaaattctctatgatttttacaaagttcacaagcataaagtgaatatgttaagaaaaatcactgtaattaattttttcatgtctactattattttttctacgtaaatcataatataaataagctaatgaaagtggtttcactaatttttaaggtgtgatgggtcagttatgaattaatctagtcgcaacacatttacacaatcatgcatgttacaataactaattcatgagttcatatatttttaaaagatataggatcatgtaagaagactaaaaaaattagtttcatgatttttggattagcaaagagtaaactatgcatttaccttggtttaacaaataaaatttctcacagaaaaatttgaacttttttatgagtataaatacttttatcatgtagatcatgttacaaagaatccaacaaaatttgtttcacttgatttgaagctcggatgaattagttattgattttacaagattgaacccttttttagattttttgttgaactgcgctgaaattcgataaaaccgctcgataaatcgagaaaaccgagcggttaccgagccaaaccgctcggtaaccgaccgaatcaaaaatgcgagaaaatcgctcggtaaccgacccaaaccgctcggtaaccgacccaaaccgctcggttaccgagagggcaaaaacatgatttttttgcaaaaatttaaaatttgccgaatgaattttctccgaatttttttgaatttttgaccggtaatcgcggttaccgcggtttttcggttaccgccggaggtcggtaaccgacctccggtcggtaacgcgaACCTTGGTCCTACTTGCTCTATGCAACGCTAATGACCAGTAACAACAATTTATACAGCTAGCAAAATTGTTTTGGCGCACTAATATGAAATTTGAAATAGTAATTAGGTTTGGTGCTCAGCCAAAAAATTTTCATGGCCGCTAACTTCAGCTGAGCTACACTGTGCATACTTGGCGgtcagccaaaaaaaattcgtgGCCGCTAACTTCAGCTGAGCAGATTAGGAGCCAAGCCAAGAATTTTGCACAAAGGCGCTGGCCATGCCATGCCCATGCTGCCATGCATGAGCCCGTGAGGCCACGTCCAAGGGAATCCCTTCGCGGGTAAGATTTTTGTCGCAAAGGGATTCTTATTCtcttcagcgctctaacggtttCCCTTTATGATTCTCTTCACGATGGGATTCTCAGGATCATTTCCTTCAGGACGAGATtacctctcctttcttttcgcgattcccctcgaaagaaagctgttggagatgagagaaaataaagagaatgaaaacGAAAAAAGGAATCGGGAAGGTAACGAAACGAAGGAAATATGGTTGGGATGGTCTGAGAGTAGTTGGGAAGTGCAAAAGGTTGTGTGATGTGATGTGATGCACGCCGTGGGAGAGATTGAATTTCCATGCATTGAATGAATTACTGCGGttgttgaagattaaggacactATAGTCTTGCTCACCTCTGCTTTTCCCATGGTTAAATGCTTCTTAATCCAAGAGCTAAAAGCTAAGCGCCTTACATGAAGAAATGGAGGGAGCAGAGACTAAGGCGGGCGCGGGCACATAATAACAGGCCGGCACTGGTTTTACTTTTGCAGTGCATCTCCGCCGTGGATCAGCGAATCAACTGTTTAGATTAAGAGCAGTTGCTTCTCCATCTTGCTGTCACGGCATGAGCTATGATGATCTCACTCCGGCAGTAAGAATGTAAGATGATCAGATCACTGAGCTAATCACTCACGGCGTTGTATGTCACTGCAAGCTTAGATAGATTCACAATCTCGTTCCCTGCAGAGTGCAGGCACAACAAATTCTGTAATGCTTTGCTGCCTCTGCACACCGCACAGGTCGACACACCGCAACAGTTAAGAGGGTTGACCAGGAGCTTATTACAAATCATTCGACCAACTCACTCCTGCTCTGCCGGAAGTCACATCATGACCTTTTGATCCTGCGACGAGTAGCGGgggaaaaataaaaacaatgttAAGAGGATTGACCAGGAGCTTAGCTGAGAGAAATGCTGCCTGTGGAGTACTGGGTACTCGACGGCTGCTACGGTCGCTCACCAGTTGATCTTGTCCAGGTGGAAGAGGTGCTTCCGCACCCGGTAGACGTGCAGCGTGTACACGACCGCCGCGCAAGTCACCAGGAAGAAGGACAGCACGATCAGCTGGCTGAAATCCTGTTGACATCGAGTGTGCATGATCAATCGgtcgtcatcgtcgtcttcTACCTCTTGCCATTCCGCAAGATACGTGCGGTAACGCAGGACAAGAAGTTTTAGCGACGTGATGCTGCTGTAATCTTAAGTAAAGAGACGCACCCTGGGGTCGGAGATGATGATGCCCATGATGTAGGTAAGCAGGTCGAACACGGACTGCAGCGAGTTCTGCACCCCGCCCACCACGCACCGGTCCTGCTCCGGCACGCCGTCCTGCATCAGCTGCATGACGGCGAGGTCGAACATCCAGAGCCCGAGGCGCGAGGCCGCGACGCTGGCCATCAGCATCCACGCCGAGGCCAGGCCGCTGCCCGCCCAGATGGAGGCCACGCACACCAGCAGGCAGCACCACTGCATCCAGATGGACCACAGCCCCGTCCGGAGCGTGGACACCCACGAATGCACGACCGGGTACAGCAGGGTCGCTGCTATCCCAACAATGGCGCTGAAACCCCGTGCCAAACTGATCACATATGCAGGTATGCCTTTCCAGTCCAGAGTCGCCGTCATCAGCGTACCAAAACTGCAAAATTGACCAACATCGATCTCAGTTGACAAACTAGGCTAGACGGCATGACAATTGGCAGCAGGTACGAGCTGACTTTACGCTACTCGGAATTAACCTTGCTCAGTTCTGTTCTTATCGAGCATGATCGAATGAATGTCAGGTGCCTTTGTTGCGTGTACGCGTAAAGAATGCATCTTGCATTGCGTGCTCATTTATGTAACGTTCAGAGTTTTTCTCGGAACTAGcagactgagttgcagttcgtGTACGTACCTCAGGACAGTGAAGTAGAGGAAGGCGAGAGCGACCCCGGGGAGCGCCACGTCCTGCCTCACGTACACCACCCACGACTCCCAGCACGGTATGATGGTGAGCTGCTCcgtcagcctcgacctccaacCCACCACCGCCACCTCGGCCGGGTCCGCAATCTCCGGCGGTGCGTCCGCTGCCCTCAGCCGGCTGCTTTCGGCGAGGGCGGGCACGCCGTTGTACACGGAGACCAAGAGCCAGTACTCCAGCCCCACGGAGGCGACGTTCCacagcgccagcgccgccgcggaGGCCTGCGCCGACGCGAAGCTGATGACCAGGCCGGAGAAGACCGGGGCCAGCAGCTTGCAGCTCAGGTCGATCCGCCGGACCACCGAGTTGATCCCCGTCAGCACCGCCGGAGGGTGCCCGCTCGAGATCACCACCACCCTGCAATAGCAGTTCTCAAGAGAGTGTTCCGTTGCGTTGCgttgttttcattttttattttctcattgGGTAAGGAAAGTTACAGAGATGGGCATTACCACTCTCTCTCGATCAATATTGTGCCAGCGAGAGTTGAGAGCGCTGCAAGCGCGCCTGACACGTTGGTCACGACAACGAGCGCCATGAAAACCGGGAAGCTTGTGCCTTTCAGGTCATCGTATACGAGCAGGGCCGTCACCGAGACTCCAGCGACGATGAAGGATAAACTTTGGACTCCCAGCCAGAGGGCTAGAACCTGCAGcaacacatttttcttttttgagaggaGCGCAAGTGCGCAACACATTTATTGGGAGAGATTAATACTAGAATACACTCTATGGCCTATATGGCCCTTTTTTGATAGCCCAGTTCCCAGCCCATTCCACGCGAATGACTTGAATTTGAACTAATTTTTTGGCCCATCGACGTGGAATGGACCAGGAATTGGATAATCCATACATGCACTACTTGTGTAGTTTCGTGCTTCCAGACAAGATAGCACAATGTTAAGAAGTAGCAAATGATACTTCATGTGCCACCATGTTGAGAACCAGTAAAGAATACTTtataaaaaacagataaaataaatataatttagtgacgagtcattaTACAATCTATCATTTATGTAGTCTTAGGTTAGGATCGGATATTGGTCTGTCACTGATaacaggtcatcagtgatgtgtCATAATATTTCTCATCACTTATCACATTGGTGATGCGTTATAActatacccgtcacttatgatcagAACATTGATCCATCATTGGTAATAGGTTATCAGTGAAGGGTCATAATATTATCCATCATTTATCACATTAGTtaccgtcacttatgtcttaatcataggtgacaggtctcCCTGcagcagtcataagtgatgaatcatattaagatctgtcacttatgatttgtcataggtgatgggtctctTTAGGCTAattaataagtgacgagtaattaTGACCCGTAacttatgacttagctttgttatAAAAGCTATCTAGCTAATGTGTGCGCCAAATAGTTACAGGACTCAGTAGTACTGCGTGCACAGTAGATCTAACGATTTTCTTTGTTTCTGCTAGAGAGAGTATaataatatcttgttgatttcaAGTTTGAATTGTTGTTAGGTCTTTGAAAATTTGCATCTCCctcttttctcctcctctaacccctatttggtagattttttatgctttgagttgtaatcgatcattttgtatctttatccaaaatcttagtacaagtgggttatatttatgttagatttaatACTAAGTTTActcgatctaccgcgagatgccacagatctagtgtaattaattgtataaattttttaattgcatgcttaatcatgcaattaagataattgttaatgaagaataaatatttttacattgtagatgacggacagaAATTAGATGTATCTTGAGACCCagacttgtccggagtacctaAGTGGGGTGGAGTATTTTATGAGTGCTGTTTTGACGGATAtaaaagatcatggtaaaaaggcaatatattgtccatgtcgcgattgcagaaatgataagaagttcctaaaactagataatGTCCATGCACACGTGGTCATGCGTAGATTTAAaaagaattatacatgttggaacaaacatggcgaaaAATGCCTTAAcgaaggagagatggatcggacCTCCATgtcgacagtgtggatcaaggatgATCGATCATGATCTTAGGGACGAGCATATATTATGTtttaatgataatgatctcgaggattttatggagaatgtggaccaaatggtgcggGATATCaagcggcacgacgagtataatagtggtgagtttgctaaattccaaaaatttatGCGAGATTCCAAGGCGCCCttttatcctaactgtaagaAGAATTACACGCGGCTATTTGGGTACCTAAAGCTTCTACTACtaaaggcaacccatggttggactgacaagagtttctaagcattgctggatctgctaagggacatgtcACCAAAGGAAAACTTAGTGCCTGAGGACGTctacgatgcgaagaagataatttgtcatttaggactgaaaatagaaaaaaaatacatacatgtaagcaggattgtatcttgtttcatggagattatgcagagctggatcaatgccccatgtgtgaaacccatcgatataagcatagaaatgatggtggtgatggagacaaaggcaagaaaagtaaaggctcgtctaggaaggtggtgtgatattttcctataatttttcatctgaagcgattgtttgccacTAGAAAGTAGGCCTAATTGGTGCGTTGACATAAGGATGGTCGTAAGAACGATGCAATGATACAACACATAGCGGATTCGCTTAGTGGTAAACCATCAATTCcccatttggttggttcgctgaagaattgagaaatattagatttgctatgagcacatataacatgaatccattcggtaacatgagtacctcatatAGCACCTGGCATGTTGTATTGTCAATCTACAACCTCCACCACGGCTTTTTAATAAgc
The sequence above is drawn from the Phragmites australis chromosome 10, lpPhrAust1.1, whole genome shotgun sequence genome and encodes:
- the LOC133930342 gene encoding solute carrier family 40 member 1 isoform X1 yields the protein MEEEGAIGAAQAQLAPLLGGAGGSGSPDAPLLRRLYAGHALARWGTRMWEFSVGLYMIRIWPGSLLFTAIYGVVEASTVAVFGPMVGTLVDKLTYLQVLALWLGVQSLSFIVAGVSVTALLVYDDLKGTSFPVFMALVVVTNVSGALAALSTLAGTILIEREWVVVISSGHPPAVLTGINSVVRRIDLSCKLLAPVFSGLVISFASAQASAAALALWNVASVGLEYWLLVSVYNGVPALAESSRLRAADAPPEIADPAEVAVVGWRSRLTEQLTIIPCWESWVVYVRQDVALPGVALAFLYFTVLSFGTLMTATLDWKGIPAYVISLARGFSAIVGIAATLLYPVVHSWVSTLRTGLWSIWMQWCCLLVCVASIWAGSGLASAWMLMASVAASRLGLWMFDLAVMQLMQDGVPEQDRCVVGGVQNSLQSVFDLLTYIMGIIISDPRDFSQLIVLSFFLVTCAAVVYTLHVYRVRKHLFHLDKINWIKRS
- the LOC133930342 gene encoding solute carrier family 40 member 1 isoform X2, with product MALVVVTNVSGALAALSTLAGTILIEREWVVVISSGHPPAVLTGINSVVRRIDLSCKLLAPVFSGLVISFASAQASAAALALWNVASVGLEYWLLVSVYNGVPALAESSRLRAADAPPEIADPAEVAVVGWRSRLTEQLTIIPCWESWVVYVRQDVALPGVALAFLYFTVLSFGTLMTATLDWKGIPAYVISLARGFSAIVGIAATLLYPVVHSWVSTLRTGLWSIWMQWCCLLVCVASIWAGSGLASAWMLMASVAASRLGLWMFDLAVMQLMQDGVPEQDRCVVGGVQNSLQSVFDLLTYIMGIIISDPRDFSQLIVLSFFLVTCAAVVYTLHVYRVRKHLFHLDKINWIKRS